In Rutidosis leptorrhynchoides isolate AG116_Rl617_1_P2 chromosome 6, CSIRO_AGI_Rlap_v1, whole genome shotgun sequence, the DNA window tAGTTAAGTTGAAAACTAGTAGTTATTTTGTTAGGACAAGAATATATATACTCTTTGACACAAGATTGTAAAAGTCACTGGTTGGGGACTTGTCGTCCGATACTTCGGAGGATTAATCGGCCAAGTCGGGGACTAGTTGgatgttgaccaactttgactttgaccaactttGAGATAAAATGTGTTGTGTGCGTGAGTGATTATCTCAGAAGAGAATAGTGGCCCAAAAATGTGTTCCAAGCCCGagttttaattttaattcatatctaacatttgaccaactttgaccaaatgAATCCGCCTTTGACTGGTTTTAACCTGTTGATCGGTTTGGACCTAGTTGGATTGGACCACCTCACAAAACCAAATAATCGGCCGACTTCTGAACACTgcttttatctattttattttcatTTGCAAAAGAAGAGACACTGAAATTTAGGTGGCAAATGAGTGTGTGGGGGTTGGCACCTGtgagcattttgtagtaaaaagatGGTTTCATAAATAATTTTAAATCAATCCTTAATTCAGAAACAATTGTAAAATAATGATCTCATTTGttatttagtaaaaaatgtgaggTTGTGAACTCAGATAATCGTTTGGACAACTTTTGAACCATTTTGCCTGTATCTTTGTAGCCAGTATTGTTAAAAAAAATCACTTGTTTGATGCATTGTCATTATAAACTACCCAACTTTGATCCATTATCAGATAACTGAGTTGAAATTACTTTTTAATGCTATATAGAGTAACACAGGTTATAAAGATATATGTGTCCAACTCCGACATGGTGTTGATAATATAACTGTAAGTTAAGACTTAAGAGTAACAAAAGTACAATGGGATGTGATTCTTGgtgtttatattttcccttatgcaGCTCAGCTACTATTTTTTGCAACCTTAAAGACTAATAAAAAATGTACTTGCTTTGCCGGGTATCATTATATTATGTTCAGGTACCAAGACAAGTAGCACGTGCCACAACTTCTCAGAGGTGTATACGCACCAATGATATTGAGAATGTTGGCCGAACATCTCGACATCATACATTCTTTGAGATGCTTGGGAATTTTAGCTTCGGTGATTACTTCAAGAAAGAAGCAATCAAATGGGCTTGGGAACTCTCAACCGTAGAGTATggattattatttttcattttccCGTACTTTACTATACTATATATATCTGGATCTATCTTATTCTTGTTGTTATTTTCTTtgctttcattttcattttctcgcACCATATTAATATAACAAAACGCAAGTATTAAAAAAGGTAAATGACATTGCATCCTAGACTTGTCTACTTTTAGTTAACTTCCCGTTCCTAATCTGACTAGACCATTTCCGTTACATTAATTTTGGAATAGCTTTAATCTGCTAGAATTTATCTTAAAATTTAACTAACTCTTGTTTTTTTTCTCTGTGTTTTGCTTTCAGATATGGATTGTCTGCAGAGAACTTGTGGATTAGTGTGTATGAAAACGATGAAGAAACATATATGATATGGCATGATGAGGTGAGACATcttcttcttttttcttttttttttctttttttcttttttttttttttttttttttttgtagtttgGCAGTTTTCATGGGACTAATGGAATATACGTTTGTTTGTTGCTGATATATATACCACTTTAACTTCAGATAGGTGTTCCTGCCAACCGTATAATAAAGATGGGTGAAGAAGACAACTTTTGGACAAGTGGTGTGACGGGTCCTTGTGGGCCATGTTCAGAGATCTACTATGATTTCCATCCCGATAGGGGACATTCAAAAGTCGTAAGAAGTTTCAGCCTCTTTTGTGTGCGTCTTATGTTCAACTTTTCATGTTGTTTCTTTCTTACTGTTGACTCTTGATATTCTTTATTTAGGATCTAAATGATGATACAAGGTTTATTGAATTCTACAATCTGGTATTCATGCAATTCAACAAAAATGATGATGGTTCTCTAGAACCTTTAAAACACAAGAATATAGATACGGGTATGGGACTAGAACGCATGGCTCGCATCTTACAAAAGGTACCGTATTGTATAATGCTTAATTTCGAGTTTTCTCAAAACAATCAAGCTTGAAGAATTAATGGTCTCTGTCTGTTTGGTTACATTTATTATACAGGTTCCCAACAATTACGAAACTGATTTGATTTTCCCAATCATAGAGAAGGTCTCGGAACTGGCAAATATTTCGTATGACCTTGCAGACGATTCTTCAAAAACAAAACTAAAAGTAAGGTTTTCAATATTCTGTCTTACAGATGGCAAGTATCATGGATTGaagaatactttgttaacattgtaCCGTTTTTCAGGTTATCGGTGATCACATGAGGGCGATTGTTTACCTAATATCAGACGGTGTTTTCCCGTCAAATATTGGTAGAGGATATGTGGTGCGACGGCTCATTAGGCGAGCTGTGCGTACAGGAAGGTTGCTTGATATAAGAGGAGATGAAAATGGCAACCTCGAAGGGGCATTTTTGCCTATTGTTGCTGAAAAGGTAATAGATTTATGTAGTGAAATTGATCCGGATGTAAAATCAAGAAAAGCCCGTATTCTTGAAGAGTTAAAACGAGAAGAGTTACGTTTTGTTGTAACATTAGAAAGAGGAGAAAAGCTTCTTGATGAAAAACTGGACGACGCTATTATAAATGCAAAGCTAAACAAGACAGCCCCGTTTTTGTCGGGAAAAGATGCTTTCCTTTTATACGACACATACGGTTTTCCCGTTGAGATAACACGAGAAGTGGCCGATGAACGTGGTGTGTCGGTAGACATGAGTGGTTTTGATATTGAAATGGATATTCAAAGAAGACAGTCGCAAGCAGCCCATAATGCGGTTAAGCTCACAGTTGAAAATGGTTCGGAATTAACTGAAGGTATACCCGACACTGAGTTTCTTGGTTATGATACCCTTTATTCTAAAGCAGTTATCAAGGGTTTATTATTAAGTGGGAAACCAGTTGTTGAGGTTTCTCAAGGAAATGAAGTTGAAGTCTTACTCGATCGTACACCATTTTATGCCGAATCCGGTGGTCAAATTGGGGACCGTGGGTTACTAAAAGTCACAGAGACCGAAACCCTAAAGACTGCTGTTATAGAGATTGCAGATGTTCAAAAATCTTTAGGTAACATATTTGTTCACAAAGGTGTCATAAAAGAAGGAAGTATTGAAATTGGTAGAGAAGTCGAAGCTGCAGTCGATGCAAAACTAAGAAAACGGGCAAATGTATTCCTCTTTTTTACCTGCCTTTTCATTGTTAATAGTAAGTATAGTATAGTATATAGCATAGTAtagtattattaaattaaaatatgaattattcaatatgtatatatatatatatatatatatatatatatatagtggtaggatcaagagggaagtaaccaattgggggggaagcaaaaacttttttttttccgttttttgaaaaaactttgttcacgaacattatagatgggatgaaaatatgaacatttagtagagaaactttgtgataaatgtttttattttggcgggaaaacgctcgaagaagtaatatataacaattatcgtgttttttgagcgtatgttgaggttttagctattggggtttagatattagggtttagatattagggtttatagggtttagatattagggtttagaaatttagggtttagggtttagaattagggtttagatttaggatttagattgagtttttaacacgaacggtttagggtttagggtttagggtttagggaataaacccaaaacaccaaaccctaaaccctaaaccctaaactctaaatcgggctaaattttacttcacaaaacataaaaaaaaaaacgttcatattcttcacgaacaatattatcttgaatgttatttttgtcgatcgttttcccgcctaaataataacattcatcacgaagtgtctcttctaaatgttcatatttttgtgtgatcttgatgccggaaaaaaaaaacgaaaaaaaaaaaaaaatttgcttccccccgcttccccccgattggttacttccccattgatcctgctcctatatatatatatatatatatatatatatattaaaattaatcgGCTTTCAGGTCCATCATACAGCTACGCATTTGCTACAAGCTGCGCTTAAGAAGGTTATAGGTCAAGAGACTTCACAAGCTGGTTCATTGGTGGCATTTGAACGGCTAAGATTTGATTTCAACTTCCACAGACAAGTTGCTGATCACGAATTAACAAGAATTGAAGATTTAATTAATGAATGGATAGGAGACGCTACGATTCTGCAGACTAAAGTGATGCCAATTTCAGAAGCTAAAAGTGCTGGTGCGATAGCAATGTTTGGAGAAAAATATGGTGACGAGGTATTTGAATTTTTTTGTTCCTTATGATTTTTAGTTCAGTTCTCGCTCCTAATATTTAGATTTCTAATGGTTTTTAGGTACGAGTGGTGAATGTTCCTGGTGTATCAATGGAGCTTTGTGGGGGCACGCATGTTAGCAATACATGCGAGATTCGTGGTTTTAAAATAATATCAGAACAGGGGATCTCGTCTGGTGTAAGACGTATAGAAGCTGTTGCAGGTGATGCATTTATCGAATATGTTAATGACAGAGATAAATACATGAATCAGCTTTGCTCCACACTCAAAGTAATATTCATACCTCAAAATCTATGCATAAAAATAtacattacttaaaaagaaaaaaaatatttatagCTTATTATTCTTGTATGTATGTATAGGTAAAAGCAGAAGAAGTACCGACAAGGGTAGCAGGGATGATGGAAGAACTAAGAATAGCAAAAACTGAGGCTTCGGCTGCCCGTGCCAAAACAGCAGTTTATAAAGCATCTGTTACTGCCAACAACAATGCATTTCGTGTTGGAATTTCAACGCAGATCAGGTTATTACTTGTATGCTTGTGAATTTTACTTTGAACGACAAACTGACAAATTTATGATTAGTATTAATTGTTCTTTCACATAAAGCGTTTTATATACCACTAATTTGGACTCTGAAAAGGAACAACCTTAATTAAGTTGTAAAGTCagttacatacatacatacatacatacattacaTTAAATAAAAGAGGCCATGAGCCCATGAATGTTATGTTTATGAGAGTAAATTCTGATGTGTTATACTGTTATGTTGTTCAGGGTGGTGGTTGAATTAATGGAGGACACGGATGCAGATTCTCTTAGAAGCGCTGCTGAACATCTGGTTGATGTTTTAGAAGATCCTGTGGCAATAATTTTGGGTTCGTGTCCAGCAGAAGATAAAGTGAGCTTAGTTGCTGCATTTAGTCCGTCAGTAGTTAGTTTGGGGATTCAAGCCGGGAAGTTCATAGGGCCGATAGCAAAAATGTGCGGAGGAGGTGGCGGTGGCCGCCCAAATTTCGCTCAGGCAGGTGGTAGGAAACCTGAGAATTTGGCGACTGCTCTTGAAAAAGCAAAAGCCGATCTTGTTTCGATTTTATCTGACAAGACTTGCTAATAATTAATACTGTAAATTAATTAATACACCATATCACAATATTTTCTTGTAATTTTTCACACACCAGTAACTACTActgaaatataatattaatatataaaggtGGTATGTTAAATTGTacagtgtatgtatgtatgtatgtaatggACAAAAAGAACAATTTGTATGTATAAAATAGAGAGTATACTATACAAGCTGTTAGAGATGACTTGTAGTGGTTGTGATGGCATTTTTAAGGATCGTGAAAATGATAATGGCAAAGGAGTGTAGTGGAAAAAGGGTTGTGATTGTTAAAGGGTAATTGACCAAAATatacttttttaaaaaaatttcattcaaaatacatttttttttaaaaaattgtctttttacaccattaggtcgaccaaCAATATGGTCGACCACCCCTTTAtttggtcgaccacctcatttttcaaggtggtcgaccaaactTCAATAAGAGCATGGTCGACTACCatgtaaacatggtcgactaccACCTCAAATGGCTATGGTCGACCACAAAGCAAAAAAAACAACGCGGGCGACCATGTTGCTCATTTTGTTCGACTAAGGTTGTTGTTTAGTTTCTCACATTTTTCGTTGTTCTTGTTCTTCTCGGGTTGTTAGTTTGTTTGTTGTGTGTAGGCTTTAATTTGTTTAGTTGCTTCTTGTGTAAGAGACTTGGAGTTTTGCGTCGTTTGTTTCTTTCTGGATGTTTTTGTGTTTGTTGGGTTTTGTTGTGAGGCCCCTCTTATGTTTGTGTCAGGATTTTCGCCGATTCTTGaaaaaattctatttatattagatAAAATTACACAGTCGACCATAGCCAATTGAGATGATAGTCGACCATGTTTACATGGTAGTCGACCATG includes these proteins:
- the LOC139856165 gene encoding alanine--tRNA ligase, chloroplastic/mitochondrial — encoded protein: MEASKLPCSLSHFPSTLINLRNRPKSHFSLSPGFRNYSLSIVQSLTLPFRNSKKKNARAIHFITNASASVQPVTEENPVKEEESEEVGTSGNSIRRRFLEFYASRGHKVLQSSSLVPDDPTVLLTIAGMLQFKPVFLGKVPRQVARATTSQRCIRTNDIENVGRTSRHHTFFEMLGNFSFGDYFKKEAIKWAWELSTVEYGLSAENLWISVYENDEETYMIWHDEIGVPANRIIKMGEEDNFWTSGVTGPCGPCSEIYYDFHPDRGHSKVDLNDDTRFIEFYNLVFMQFNKNDDGSLEPLKHKNIDTGMGLERMARILQKVPNNYETDLIFPIIEKVSELANISYDLADDSSKTKLKVIGDHMRAIVYLISDGVFPSNIGRGYVVRRLIRRAVRTGRLLDIRGDENGNLEGAFLPIVAEKVIDLCSEIDPDVKSRKARILEELKREELRFVVTLERGEKLLDEKLDDAIINAKLNKTAPFLSGKDAFLLYDTYGFPVEITREVADERGVSVDMSGFDIEMDIQRRQSQAAHNAVKLTVENGSELTEGIPDTEFLGYDTLYSKAVIKGLLLSGKPVVEVSQGNEVEVLLDRTPFYAESGGQIGDRGLLKVTETETLKTAVIEIADVQKSLGNIFVHKGVIKEGSIEIGREVEAAVDAKLRKRANVHHTATHLLQAALKKVIGQETSQAGSLVAFERLRFDFNFHRQVADHELTRIEDLINEWIGDATILQTKVMPISEAKSAGAIAMFGEKYGDEVRVVNVPGVSMELCGGTHVSNTCEIRGFKIISEQGISSGVRRIEAVAGDAFIEYVNDRDKYMNQLCSTLKVKAEEVPTRVAGMMEELRIAKTEASAARAKTAVYKASVTANNNAFRVGISTQIRVVVELMEDTDADSLRSAAEHLVDVLEDPVAIILGSCPAEDKVSLVAAFSPSVVSLGIQAGKFIGPIAKMCGGGGGGRPNFAQAGGRKPENLATALEKAKADLVSILSDKTC